In the genome of Thiomicrospira aerophila AL3, one region contains:
- the queD gene encoding 6-carboxytetrahydropterin synthase QueD — protein MKKNFILTTQLDFAAAHRLIGYEGDCAKLHGHNWKIEVSVIGHTLNDIGMVIDFKQVKQHAKDVVAELDHSYLNDHPHFQRTNPTAENIAHYLYNELAKRLDQDAFKMHQIRVWENDRNYVTYSETDH, from the coding sequence ATGAAAAAAAACTTTATCCTAACTACACAATTAGATTTTGCCGCAGCCCACCGTTTGATCGGCTACGAGGGCGATTGTGCAAAACTTCATGGTCATAATTGGAAGATTGAGGTTTCAGTTATTGGTCATACACTAAATGATATTGGCATGGTCATCGACTTTAAACAGGTTAAACAACATGCTAAAGACGTAGTTGCTGAATTAGATCATAGTTATCTTAACGACCATCCACACTTTCAACGTACCAACCCTACTGCTGAAAATATTGCCCACTACCTATACAATGAATTGGCCAAACGCCTAGATCAAGATGCGTTTAAAATGCACCAGATTCGCGTTTGGGAGAATGATCGCAATTATGTCACCTACTCTGAAACCGATCACTAA
- a CDS encoding polyprenyl synthetase family protein, with the protein MQQDKLLAIQDSVNRQLSQKITQFSNEQIPVLALTDALHYASAQGGKRLRPALCLTMGEALKLDHHALLDCASAIEFIHAYSLVHDDLPAMDNDTLRRGKPTCHVQFGEATAILAGDALQGLALQTLVESTHLDANQKILACQLLLDAAGPRGMIAGQMLDMLGEKTTLTLDQLTQLHQLKTGALITVSLLLGALTSVYFDQIKPTLTSLGNHIGLAFQIHDDILDIEVSTEQRGKTQGRDCELGKSTYPSLLGLKESKVMRDYHIAQAQADLKQLVSHPATTGDLDFLAEIIRFIGERQH; encoded by the coding sequence ATGCAACAAGACAAGCTACTGGCCATTCAAGATAGCGTCAATCGCCAGCTAAGCCAAAAAATAACCCAGTTTAGCAATGAGCAGATTCCTGTTTTAGCGCTCACCGACGCGTTGCATTACGCCAGCGCACAAGGTGGCAAACGACTCAGGCCCGCACTCTGCTTGACCATGGGTGAGGCACTGAAATTGGATCATCATGCACTTTTAGATTGCGCCAGTGCAATTGAGTTTATTCACGCCTATTCACTTGTACACGATGATCTACCGGCCATGGATAATGACACATTACGCCGTGGAAAACCGACTTGCCATGTTCAATTTGGCGAAGCCACCGCCATCTTGGCCGGTGATGCTCTGCAAGGTCTCGCACTGCAAACACTCGTAGAATCGACTCACCTTGATGCCAACCAAAAAATCCTCGCCTGCCAACTGCTACTTGATGCCGCTGGGCCTCGCGGCATGATTGCAGGGCAAATGCTTGATATGCTAGGCGAAAAAACCACACTAACGCTCGATCAACTGACGCAGTTGCACCAACTTAAAACCGGTGCCCTAATTACGGTCAGTCTATTATTAGGTGCGCTCACCTCGGTCTATTTTGATCAAATTAAACCCACCTTAACCAGCTTGGGAAATCATATAGGCTTAGCTTTTCAAATTCATGATGATATTTTAGATATTGAGGTTTCAACCGAACAACGTGGCAAAACCCAGGGGCGCGATTGCGAATTGGGCAAAAGCACCTATCCAAGCTTACTTGGACTCAAAGAATCCAAAGTAATGCGCGATTATCACATTGCACAAGCACAAGCAGATCTCAAACAACTGGTATCTCACCCAGCTACAACGGGCGATCTCGATTTTTTAGCTGAAATCATTCGATTTATTGGCGAACGACAGCATTAA
- a CDS encoding SDR family NAD(P)-dependent oxidoreductase: MKSMLSSRPIRPYECVLITGCSSGIGLASAELLHQQGYKVIACYRNPDDLARLEAYGFYAYVQLDLADPNSVEQAWQTALDLADQQIYALFNNAAFGTPGALEDISRKVLEDQFQTNVFGTHQLTQLAIKQMLKQGYGRIIHNSSVLGFTAMSLRGSYNASKFALEGLAATQRLELAHDPIDLVLLQPGPIISQFRHNAHQNFLKWVADQPSRHEQTYQNMICRLTADTAPAPFTLPAEAVAKVLLSVLRARRPKLQYRITLPSKAFHLLRRLLPARWLDRLLIIASGGGKR, translated from the coding sequence ATGAAAAGCATGCTATCGAGTCGCCCGATCAGACCCTATGAATGCGTACTAATAACGGGCTGCTCATCAGGCATTGGCCTGGCGAGTGCGGAATTACTCCATCAACAGGGATATAAAGTTATCGCGTGCTATCGAAACCCTGATGATCTTGCACGTTTAGAAGCCTATGGTTTTTATGCCTATGTTCAACTCGACCTAGCAGACCCAAACAGTGTTGAACAGGCCTGGCAAACGGCATTGGATTTAGCTGATCAGCAAATTTATGCACTGTTCAATAATGCTGCGTTTGGCACCCCCGGTGCACTTGAAGACATCAGCCGCAAAGTCCTCGAAGACCAATTTCAAACTAATGTATTTGGCACTCACCAGTTGACTCAACTCGCCATCAAGCAGATGCTCAAGCAAGGATATGGTCGCATTATCCATAACAGCTCCGTACTGGGCTTTACCGCCATGAGTTTGCGCGGCAGCTATAACGCTAGTAAATTTGCATTAGAAGGACTCGCCGCCACCCAACGCCTTGAGCTAGCACACGACCCGATTGATCTAGTCTTACTCCAACCAGGACCCATCATTAGTCAGTTTAGGCACAACGCCCATCAAAACTTTTTAAAATGGGTTGCTGATCAACCCAGCCGTCATGAGCAAACTTACCAAAACATGATTTGTCGTTTAACGGCAGATACCGCACCCGCACCTTTTACCCTACCGGCCGAAGCGGTCGCGAAGGTGCTGCTTAGTGTATTACGGGCTAGGCGCCCTAAACTCCAATATCGCATCACCCTACCCAGCAAAGCTTTCCACCTATTAAGACGCCTACTGCCGGCGCGCTGGCTGGATCGACTGCTCATTATCGCCAGTGGCGGAGGTAAGCGCTAA
- a CDS encoding DUF502 domain-containing protein, translating to MTLLKRYFIAGLMVLLPLWVTFEAILFLMGIFDRSLRLIPDQYQPEVLLGFAIPGFGLMVSFAIVVMTGMLVANILGGRIVNWWERLLSKIPLVRSIYTAVKQIVEAVVGTGQKTFQQVYLVEYPRKGLWTLGFKTSSVMGEAQTKTGASAVINIFIPTTPNPTSGFFIMVAKDDVVELDMSVDDALKMLISGGVVVPPWQQQAVDSQQELNLVTAVESTQHDQKSAAKF from the coding sequence ATGACTCTACTGAAGCGCTACTTTATTGCCGGTTTAATGGTGTTGTTGCCCTTGTGGGTGACGTTTGAAGCCATTTTGTTTTTAATGGGCATTTTTGATCGTAGCTTAAGGCTGATTCCTGATCAGTATCAACCAGAAGTGTTGTTAGGCTTTGCTATCCCAGGTTTTGGCTTGATGGTGTCATTCGCTATTGTGGTGATGACGGGCATGTTGGTCGCAAACATTTTGGGCGGTCGCATTGTTAATTGGTGGGAAAGACTACTATCAAAAATTCCCTTGGTGCGATCTATTTACACTGCTGTTAAGCAAATAGTTGAGGCGGTAGTAGGGACAGGGCAAAAAACTTTCCAGCAGGTTTATTTAGTTGAGTATCCGCGTAAGGGATTATGGACACTGGGCTTTAAAACGAGCAGTGTAATGGGGGAGGCTCAAACTAAAACCGGTGCGTCAGCAGTCATCAATATCTTTATTCCCACGACACCTAATCCTACCTCGGGGTTTTTTATTATGGTAGCTAAGGACGATGTGGTCGAGTTAGATATGTCAGTAGATGATGCGCTAAAAATGCTGATTTCTGGTGGTGTAGTGGTGCCACCTTGGCAGCAACAGGCGGTAGATAGTCAGCAAGAGTTAAATCTGGTGACAGCAGTAGAATCAACTCAACATGATCAAAAGTCGGCTGCTAAGTTTTAG
- the aspS gene encoding aspartate--tRNA ligase — protein MRTHYCGQVTEALIGQTVSVAGWVHRRRDHGGVIFIDLRDREGLLQVVVDPDTAEIFAKAEHLRSECVLHISGIVRARPEGTVNANLASGQIEMLAKELDVLSMAEPIPFQLDDKHVSEEVRLKYRYIDLRRDEMQKTLKLRYAVTRSMRNYLDNNGFIDMETPILTKSTPEGARDYLVPSRTHEHKFFALPQSPQLFKQLLMMSGFDRYYQITRCFRDEDLRADRQPEFTQLDIETSFMDENGVMGLMEGLTKTIFKEGIGVEFDYDFPQMTYADAIQKYGIDRPDLRIPLELVDVADLLQDIEFKVFAGPAKDPKGRVAALCVPGAGEMSRKEIDDYTKFVGIYGAKGLAYIKVNDIGAGIDGLQSPIVKFFPDQVMQILERVGAKDGDIVFFGADKAKIVNEALGALRVKIGEDRQMFTDKWKPVWVVDFPMFEEDEKTARVAAMHHPFTQPKATTEEILASKNPGQMLARAYDLVINGIEVGGGSVRIHDTNMQAAVFKLLGISDEDAAEKFGFLLNALKYGCPPHAGMAFGLDRLIMLMADRESIRDVIAFPKTQSAACLLTEAPGLVDIAQLRELNIRLNKKVSENAAS, from the coding sequence ATGCGTACACACTATTGTGGTCAGGTAACAGAAGCACTCATAGGTCAAACGGTTAGCGTAGCTGGCTGGGTTCATCGTCGTCGTGACCATGGTGGGGTTATTTTCATTGATTTGCGTGATCGTGAAGGTTTGTTACAGGTTGTTGTGGATCCGGATACGGCAGAGATTTTTGCTAAGGCTGAGCATCTGCGGTCTGAATGTGTGTTGCATATCAGCGGGATAGTTCGTGCTCGTCCAGAAGGGACGGTAAATGCCAATTTAGCCTCAGGGCAAATTGAGATGTTGGCGAAAGAACTGGATGTACTCAGCATGGCAGAGCCGATTCCATTCCAACTAGATGACAAACATGTGAGTGAAGAGGTACGTTTAAAGTATCGCTATATCGACCTGCGTCGTGATGAGATGCAAAAGACCCTCAAGTTGCGTTATGCGGTGACCCGATCAATGCGTAATTACTTGGATAATAACGGCTTTATTGATATGGAAACGCCAATCTTGACCAAGTCAACGCCGGAAGGTGCGCGTGATTATTTGGTGCCTAGCCGTACTCATGAACATAAGTTTTTTGCGCTACCACAATCGCCGCAATTGTTTAAGCAGTTGTTAATGATGTCTGGTTTTGATCGTTATTATCAAATTACCCGTTGTTTCCGTGATGAGGATTTACGCGCGGATCGTCAACCTGAATTCACCCAGTTAGATATCGAGACCTCGTTTATGGATGAAAATGGGGTGATGGGGTTGATGGAAGGTTTGACCAAGACTATTTTTAAAGAAGGCATTGGGGTTGAATTTGATTATGATTTCCCGCAAATGACCTATGCCGATGCGATTCAAAAGTATGGCATTGATCGTCCAGACTTACGTATTCCGCTAGAGTTGGTTGATGTCGCTGATTTATTGCAAGACATCGAGTTTAAAGTTTTTGCCGGACCGGCAAAAGATCCAAAAGGCCGTGTGGCGGCCTTGTGTGTGCCAGGTGCGGGCGAAATGTCGCGCAAAGAAATCGACGATTACACCAAGTTTGTCGGTATTTACGGCGCCAAAGGTTTGGCCTATATCAAGGTAAATGATATTGGAGCTGGCATTGATGGCTTGCAGTCACCGATTGTGAAATTCTTCCCGGATCAAGTCATGCAGATTCTTGAGCGTGTGGGCGCTAAAGATGGTGATATTGTGTTCTTTGGTGCGGATAAAGCCAAAATCGTCAACGAAGCGCTGGGCGCATTGCGCGTTAAGATAGGTGAAGATCGTCAAATGTTTACCGATAAATGGAAGCCAGTATGGGTAGTCGATTTCCCGATGTTTGAAGAAGATGAAAAAACCGCGCGCGTTGCGGCGATGCATCATCCATTTACTCAGCCCAAAGCAACCACCGAAGAAATTTTAGCCTCGAAGAACCCAGGGCAAATGTTAGCGCGTGCCTATGACTTGGTGATTAACGGTATTGAAGTCGGCGGTGGTTCAGTGCGTATCCATGATACAAATATGCAGGCGGCCGTGTTTAAGTTGTTAGGTATTAGCGACGAAGATGCAGCGGAGAAGTTTGGTTTCTTATTAAATGCGCTGAAATACGGTTGCCCTCCGCATGCGGGTATGGCGTTTGGTTTAGACCGTTTGATTATGCTGATGGCCGACCGTGAATCAATTCGCGATGTGATTGCTTTCCCTAAAACACAATCAGCAGCCTGCTTGTTAACCGAGGCACCAGGCCTGGTGGACATAGCGCAGTTGCGTGAACTTAATATTCGTTTGAATAAAAAAGTATCTGAGAACGCAGCGAGTTAA
- the nadA gene encoding quinolinate synthase NadA yields the protein MAQLATDIPLELVARINELAANAPRLVPIKETDKPALIARIKALLAKHRAQLVAHYYVDADLQALAEATGGVVADSLEMANFGAQSDAEVLIVCGVRFMGETAKMLSPEKTVLMPDLNATCSLDVGCPSDEFAQFCAQHPDRKVVVYANTSVEVKALADWVVTSGNALAIARYLKAQGEKIIWAPDQHLGHWIDQETGIDMIRWMGHCIVHDEFKAFELEQLKQQYPKAKVLVHPESAAAVLALADVVGSTKVLINAVQSMPDAQFIVATDQGIFYKMQQLAPSKQLIVAPTDSKAKQCISCANCPWMGMNGLENLVAVLEALDQDERVLAQHEIRLDEQKRQQALVALNRMLEFSRQQGLVASKPNTKR from the coding sequence ATGGCACAGTTAGCAACCGATATTCCACTGGAGTTAGTGGCGCGCATTAACGAGCTAGCGGCTAACGCGCCGCGTTTAGTGCCAATTAAAGAAACTGATAAACCAGCCTTAATTGCGCGAATTAAAGCCTTACTAGCCAAGCATCGTGCTCAGTTAGTCGCGCATTATTATGTGGATGCTGATTTGCAAGCCTTGGCTGAAGCAACCGGCGGTGTCGTTGCCGATTCGTTAGAAATGGCGAATTTCGGTGCTCAGTCAGACGCAGAGGTTTTAATCGTCTGTGGCGTGCGTTTTATGGGTGAAACGGCCAAAATGCTTAGCCCAGAAAAAACAGTGCTCATGCCTGATCTTAATGCGACCTGTTCATTGGATGTCGGCTGCCCCAGTGATGAATTTGCGCAATTTTGTGCCCAGCATCCTGATCGAAAAGTGGTGGTCTATGCCAATACCAGTGTTGAGGTAAAAGCCTTAGCTGATTGGGTGGTGACCTCGGGTAATGCACTGGCGATTGCGCGTTATTTGAAGGCGCAGGGTGAGAAGATTATTTGGGCACCCGATCAGCATCTTGGTCACTGGATTGACCAAGAAACCGGTATCGATATGATTCGTTGGATGGGGCATTGTATTGTTCATGATGAATTTAAAGCCTTTGAGCTTGAACAGCTGAAACAGCAGTACCCAAAAGCGAAGGTATTGGTTCACCCTGAATCTGCGGCTGCAGTGCTAGCTTTGGCCGATGTAGTAGGGTCAACGAAAGTGTTGATCAATGCCGTGCAATCTATGCCGGATGCACAGTTTATTGTGGCGACCGATCAGGGCATTTTTTACAAGATGCAGCAGCTGGCGCCCAGCAAGCAATTAATTGTTGCGCCAACTGACTCCAAAGCGAAGCAATGCATTAGCTGCGCTAACTGCCCTTGGATGGGCATGAATGGACTGGAGAACCTGGTGGCTGTTTTGGAGGCGTTAGATCAAGACGAACGAGTGCTGGCTCAGCATGAAATTCGGCTTGATGAGCAAAAACGTCAACAGGCCTTGGTGGCATTAAATCGCATGCTTGAGTTTTCTCGTCAACAAGGTTTGGTTGCGAGTAAGCCCAATACTAAACGATAA
- a CDS encoding YebC/PmpR family DNA-binding transcriptional regulator, translating into MAGHSKWANIKHRKARQDAKKGKVFTKLIRELVVAAKAGGPHPEDNPRLRAAVDKALRENMKRDTIDKAIARGAGNQEGDDYEEIRYEGYAPAGVAVMVDCLTDNRNRTVGEVRHAFTKKGGNLGTDGSVAYMFVKQGLIQFEPGLAEDAVMEAAIEAGAEDVKVDSDGSIAVVTAPEDLHSVADALALAGFAAAQVDINMEADIKVSLDFDDAQRVMAMIEMLEDLDDVQQVYTNLDISDEVMAQLMAAE; encoded by the coding sequence ATGGCAGGACATAGTAAATGGGCCAATATTAAACATCGTAAAGCCCGTCAAGATGCTAAAAAAGGTAAGGTATTTACTAAACTGATTCGCGAGCTAGTGGTGGCCGCGAAGGCAGGGGGTCCACATCCAGAAGATAATCCGCGTCTGCGTGCGGCAGTGGACAAAGCCTTGCGTGAAAATATGAAGCGCGACACCATTGATAAAGCGATTGCACGTGGTGCCGGTAATCAGGAAGGTGATGACTACGAAGAAATTCGTTATGAGGGCTATGCCCCTGCCGGTGTAGCGGTGATGGTTGATTGCTTAACCGATAATCGCAATCGCACCGTCGGTGAAGTGCGTCATGCTTTCACAAAAAAAGGTGGTAATTTAGGTACAGATGGTTCGGTGGCCTACATGTTTGTTAAACAAGGTTTGATTCAGTTTGAACCAGGCCTGGCTGAGGATGCGGTCATGGAAGCCGCTATCGAAGCGGGTGCAGAAGATGTTAAGGTTGACTCGGATGGCAGTATCGCCGTAGTGACCGCACCGGAGGACTTGCATAGTGTGGCGGACGCGCTCGCACTTGCTGGTTTTGCAGCCGCTCAGGTGGACATAAATATGGAAGCAGATATTAAAGTCAGTCTTGATTTTGACGATGCTCAGCGGGTCATGGCCATGATTGAGATGTTAGAAGACTTAGACGATGTGCAACAGGTCTATACTAATTTAGATATTTCTGATGAGGTGATGGCGCAGTTAATGGCGGCCGAATAA
- the ruvC gene encoding crossover junction endodeoxyribonuclease RuvC: MLAPRASHRILGIDPGSRKTGFGVIESGRYHPKYLASGVIRVEKFTGTERLTRIFQSIGELIARYDPQFVVVEKVFVHKNPSSAIKLGQARGVILCAAALESRAIIEYTPTQIKSTIVGQGHAGKDAVQFMVKQLLRLTEVPQEDAADALACALCHDRYLTLGIDPASLSKGTHFK; the protein is encoded by the coding sequence ATGCTGGCGCCTCGCGCGAGTCATCGAATTTTGGGTATTGATCCGGGTTCACGTAAAACCGGATTTGGTGTCATTGAGTCAGGACGATATCATCCTAAGTATTTGGCCAGCGGGGTGATTCGGGTTGAAAAATTTACCGGCACTGAGCGTTTAACGCGCATTTTTCAATCAATTGGTGAGTTGATTGCGCGTTATGATCCGCAGTTTGTGGTAGTGGAGAAAGTGTTTGTTCATAAAAACCCGAGTTCGGCGATCAAGCTTGGACAGGCACGGGGCGTTATTTTGTGTGCTGCGGCATTAGAGTCCCGCGCCATTATAGAATATACCCCTACCCAAATAAAAAGTACCATTGTAGGTCAAGGGCATGCCGGCAAAGATGCGGTACAGTTTATGGTAAAACAGTTACTGCGTTTGACTGAAGTGCCACAAGAAGATGCCGCTGATGCCTTAGCCTGTGCCTTATGCCATGACCGGTATCTTACTTTAGGTATCGATCCGGCAAGCTTGTCAAAAGGCACCCACTTTAAATAA
- the ruvA gene encoding Holliday junction branch migration protein RuvA — protein sequence MIGFLHGTLVAKQPPLVLLDVQGVGYELEAPMSTFYALPDGQVTTKLLTHLHVREDAMLLYGFATEPERQLFRELIKVSGIGTKMALAVLSSYSVQDFNHHIHTADTAALSKIPGIGKKTAERMVIEMRDRLQKVFGASVRVSQDSSELSHNNINNMNKQSAVAALVSLGYKEAQAEVLVTKVYDEALSLEQLIKQALLQVRV from the coding sequence ATGATTGGCTTTTTACATGGAACCTTGGTAGCAAAACAACCGCCATTAGTGTTACTTGATGTGCAAGGCGTGGGCTATGAATTAGAAGCGCCGATGTCGACTTTTTATGCGTTGCCGGATGGGCAGGTAACGACTAAATTGCTCACCCATCTGCATGTGCGTGAGGATGCCATGTTGCTCTATGGTTTTGCAACTGAGCCTGAGCGGCAGTTGTTTCGAGAGCTGATTAAAGTGTCAGGCATAGGGACTAAAATGGCGCTGGCGGTGTTGTCGAGTTATTCGGTGCAAGACTTTAATCATCATATCCACACCGCTGATACGGCGGCTTTGTCTAAAATTCCGGGCATTGGCAAAAAAACAGCGGAACGCATGGTCATAGAAATGCGTGATCGGCTGCAAAAAGTATTTGGGGCTAGTGTTAGGGTTAGTCAGGATTCGAGCGAATTGTCGCACAATAATATTAATAATATGAACAAGCAGTCTGCGGTTGCAGCTCTAGTATCTTTAGGGTATAAAGAAGCGCAAGCCGAGGTATTGGTGACTAAAGTTTATGACGAAGCTTTGAGCTTAGAACAGCTGATTAAGCAAGCGCTATTGCAGGTTAGAGTATGA
- the ruvB gene encoding Holliday junction branch migration DNA helicase RuvB → MIETDRIIGNQEQEDDLYAMPKIRPQFMQDYIGQTAVREQLSMFIDAAKMRREHLDHVLLYGPPGLGKTTLANIVAQEMGATLRQTSGPVLDKPGDLAAILTRLEPHDVLFVDEIHRLSPIVEEILYPAMEDFQLDIVIGEGPAAHSVKIDLPPFTLVGATTRAGLLTSPLRDRFGIVQRLEFYTEAELTQIVSRSANILGVACEQLGAAEIAKRSRGTPRIANRLLRRVRDFAQVEGNGVITQKIASAALNLLEVDPMGLDKMDRRLLEKIITHFDGGPVGIESMAAAVGEERGTIEDVIEPYLVQQGFMIRTPRGRVATTRAYQHLNLAAEKD, encoded by the coding sequence ATGATTGAAACAGATCGCATTATTGGTAATCAAGAGCAGGAAGACGATCTGTATGCAATGCCTAAAATCCGTCCGCAGTTTATGCAGGATTATATTGGGCAAACGGCGGTTAGAGAACAATTAAGCATGTTTATTGATGCGGCAAAAATGCGTCGCGAACACTTGGATCATGTCTTGCTTTATGGTCCTCCGGGATTAGGTAAAACGACTTTGGCCAATATTGTTGCGCAAGAAATGGGCGCCACTTTGCGCCAAACCTCAGGGCCGGTGTTAGACAAACCCGGTGACCTCGCGGCCATCCTCACTCGCTTAGAGCCGCATGATGTTTTGTTTGTTGATGAGATTCATCGACTCAGCCCGATAGTTGAAGAGATTCTTTATCCAGCGATGGAGGATTTTCAGCTGGATATCGTGATTGGTGAGGGACCGGCTGCCCATAGCGTTAAAATTGACTTGCCGCCTTTTACGTTAGTGGGTGCAACGACACGAGCAGGCCTGCTAACCTCACCCTTGCGTGACCGGTTTGGTATTGTGCAGCGGCTAGAGTTTTACACTGAAGCGGAGTTGACTCAGATTGTGTCGCGTTCGGCTAATATTTTAGGTGTGGCCTGTGAGCAGTTGGGTGCGGCAGAAATTGCCAAGCGTTCGCGAGGCACGCCGCGTATTGCCAACCGTCTGCTTAGACGGGTGCGTGATTTTGCACAGGTCGAAGGTAATGGCGTGATTACCCAGAAAATTGCCAGTGCGGCATTAAATTTGCTAGAAGTTGACCCTATGGGGTTAGATAAAATGGATCGGCGCTTGCTTGAGAAAATTATCACGCATTTCGACGGCGGTCCGGTGGGGATTGAAAGCATGGCTGCCGCGGTTGGTGAGGAACGCGGTACGATTGAAGACGTGATTGAACCCTATTTAGTGCAACAAGGATTTATGATTAGAACACCAAGGGGCCGGGTAGCGACTACCAGGGCTTATCAACATCTTAACTTAGCAGCAGAAAAGGATTAG
- the tolQ gene encoding protein TolQ, protein MGDHSIIDLVLMASPIVQLVMAILVFMSISAWAIALAKTHQVRKAKQQLVAFEATFWDSDDLGQLYRQVAHKEGGDLQGLERLFEAGFQEFVRLKNQGVEDANDLVSASHRAMKIALGRETERLEHRLSYLATVGSSAPYIGLFGTVIGVMHAFQGLGDSPNMTLAAVAPGIAEALLATGMGLFAAIPAVIFFNSLTNRADRLLSEYEHFAEEFLAILQRQAHSS, encoded by the coding sequence ATGGGTGATCATTCTATAATTGATTTAGTGTTAATGGCCAGTCCAATTGTGCAATTGGTCATGGCCATTTTAGTATTTATGTCTATTTCAGCCTGGGCGATTGCTTTGGCGAAAACTCACCAAGTACGTAAAGCAAAACAACAGCTTGTCGCGTTTGAAGCTACTTTCTGGGATTCAGATGATTTGGGTCAATTATATCGCCAAGTCGCCCATAAAGAAGGGGGGGACTTACAGGGCTTAGAGCGTCTATTTGAAGCGGGCTTCCAAGAGTTTGTTAGACTTAAAAATCAAGGTGTAGAAGATGCTAATGATCTGGTATCGGCGAGTCATCGAGCGATGAAAATTGCCTTAGGTCGAGAAACTGAGCGTTTAGAACATCGTTTATCTTATTTGGCAACGGTGGGTTCATCGGCGCCCTATATTGGTCTTTTTGGTACGGTCATCGGGGTCATGCACGCGTTTCAAGGATTAGGTGATTCGCCAAACATGACCCTGGCTGCGGTTGCGCCGGGTATTGCGGAAGCTTTATTGGCAACCGGGATGGGGTTGTTTGCTGCCATACCTGCAGTCATATTTTTTAATAGTCTAACAAATCGCGCTGATCGGCTTTTAAGTGAATACGAACATTTTGCTGAAGAGTTTTTGGCTATCCTACAACGTCAGGCTCATTCGAGCTAG
- a CDS encoding ExbD/TolR family protein, protein MNTSLRSSRDKKRLMAEINVVPYIDVTLVLLIIFMVTAPLVHQAITVDLPGTPEIDRSVEATQLTPPFVITVTRDGLYHTSENPNEHLTPAELAMLVAEVVARSQLNEQLSIVIEGDRDAPYGRVVHLFVLLKNNGVPNVSLMTQPEDGV, encoded by the coding sequence GTGAACACCAGTTTGCGATCAAGTCGTGACAAAAAACGTTTAATGGCAGAGATCAATGTCGTGCCTTACATTGATGTTACGCTGGTGTTGTTGATTATTTTTATGGTCACAGCGCCTTTGGTTCATCAAGCCATTACGGTTGATTTACCCGGTACGCCAGAAATTGATCGTTCTGTTGAAGCAACGCAGTTAACTCCGCCTTTTGTTATTACCGTGACCCGTGATGGGCTCTACCATACCAGTGAAAACCCGAATGAGCATTTAACGCCGGCTGAGCTAGCCATGCTGGTTGCGGAAGTGGTTGCACGCAGCCAATTAAATGAGCAGCTTTCTATAGTGATTGAGGGTGATCGTGACGCGCCATACGGACGTGTAGTGCATCTATTTGTATTGCTCAAGAATAATGGTGTGCCTAACGTCTCGTTAATGACTCAACCGGAGGATGGAGTGTGA